One Streptomyces sp. NBC_00554 DNA segment encodes these proteins:
- a CDS encoding glycoside hydrolase family 27 protein, protein MTSHPQVRTPAASRLTRRATAVAIATVLAVTAAPTATAQTAVDQGAPEYYDSGLAPTPYMGWNTYYGLGAPTEEQVRSVADELVSSGLRDSGYDIVWLDGGWQADNPRDANGRLVAHPDRFPSGIPALVSYLHKRGLKAGIYTDAGAYDGGKTCGLGSRGHYEEDARQFAGWKIDAVKVDFLCGIGAKLDPGPAFKEFSDAVAKSGRKMLLNLCNPLTDDWGLPHTPEQDAHNTYVYAPTIADSWRTGTDIAWGTPSPGQWPNVLRNMDANAWHPEAQGPGHYNDPDYLIPMRQMADGSVELTQEESTTQFVMWAEMGSPLVLGSDPRTLSDPMIETLRNPEIIAVDQDPLAIQGVRVASDSVGDVYSKVLAGDGSRAVVLLNRSDTPVERTVQFADVGLGGPVQVRDLRARADRGAHTGSYTVEVPAHGTAFLKLTGADALPGTSLGVKATASPAVVRDGDTLTTFLRGPNGSLVQQADGRTRDLGGPTKGRILGQPAAYASVGGRIDVFVRGTDSRVYRRVFADGRWGAWQSLGGRVTDAPSVAFTDPGHWTLFATGSDGQVVQRGPSTGWSSLGAPGDRPVYGRPSAVVDSQGRVHVAVRSAADDVWTRSREASGEWSQWTSLGGTVGGSPTLVAVGDAVGDAVVLYARASDYTLWQQRYENGAWQGWTKRQEFPSAAFDGALGAVAGPGGTVDAVYRGVDGYVHRTQFK, encoded by the coding sequence GTGACTTCACACCCGCAGGTCCGCACACCCGCGGCATCGAGACTGACCCGCCGTGCCACCGCGGTCGCGATCGCGACGGTACTGGCGGTGACCGCGGCCCCGACGGCCACGGCGCAGACCGCCGTCGACCAGGGCGCGCCCGAGTACTACGACAGCGGTCTGGCGCCCACGCCCTACATGGGCTGGAACACGTACTACGGGCTTGGCGCACCCACCGAAGAGCAGGTGCGTTCCGTCGCGGACGAGCTGGTCAGCAGCGGTCTGCGCGACAGCGGCTATGACATCGTGTGGCTGGACGGCGGCTGGCAGGCCGACAACCCGCGTGACGCGAATGGGCGGTTGGTCGCCCATCCGGACCGCTTTCCCTCCGGCATCCCGGCGTTGGTCTCCTACCTCCACAAGCGTGGCCTGAAAGCGGGCATCTACACCGACGCCGGCGCCTACGACGGCGGCAAGACCTGCGGCCTCGGCAGCAGAGGCCACTATGAGGAGGACGCCCGGCAGTTCGCCGGCTGGAAGATCGACGCTGTCAAGGTCGACTTCCTGTGCGGGATCGGCGCCAAGCTCGATCCGGGCCCGGCCTTCAAGGAGTTCAGCGACGCGGTGGCCAAGTCCGGCCGGAAGATGCTGCTGAACCTGTGCAACCCGCTCACCGACGACTGGGGCCTGCCGCACACGCCCGAGCAGGACGCGCACAACACGTACGTCTATGCCCCGACGATCGCCGATTCCTGGCGAACCGGCACGGACATCGCCTGGGGCACCCCGAGCCCCGGACAGTGGCCCAACGTGCTGCGCAACATGGACGCCAACGCCTGGCACCCGGAGGCGCAGGGGCCGGGCCACTACAACGACCCGGACTACCTCATCCCCATGCGGCAGATGGCCGACGGATCCGTCGAGTTGACGCAGGAGGAGTCCACCACGCAGTTCGTGATGTGGGCCGAGATGGGCTCGCCCCTCGTCCTCGGATCCGACCCGCGCACCCTGTCGGACCCGATGATCGAGACGCTGCGCAACCCGGAGATCATCGCCGTCGACCAGGACCCCCTCGCCATCCAGGGCGTACGGGTGGCCAGTGACTCCGTCGGCGACGTCTACAGCAAGGTTCTCGCGGGTGACGGGAGTCGCGCGGTCGTGCTGCTCAACCGCTCCGACACGCCTGTCGAACGCACAGTGCAGTTCGCCGATGTCGGGCTCGGCGGGCCGGTCCAGGTCCGCGACCTGCGGGCACGCGCCGATCGCGGCGCGCACACAGGGTCGTACACCGTCGAAGTCCCCGCGCACGGCACCGCGTTCCTGAAGCTGACCGGGGCGGACGCCCTGCCCGGTACGAGTCTGGGCGTGAAGGCCACGGCAAGCCCGGCCGTCGTCCGAGACGGTGACACGCTGACCACCTTCCTGCGGGGCCCGAACGGCTCGCTCGTCCAGCAGGCCGACGGCAGGACGAGGGATCTCGGCGGTCCCACGAAGGGCAGGATTCTCGGCCAGCCCGCCGCGTACGCCTCGGTCGGCGGCCGGATCGATGTCTTCGTGCGCGGCACCGACTCGCGGGTGTACCGGCGGGTCTTCGCCGACGGCCGCTGGGGCGCGTGGCAGAGCCTGGGCGGCCGGGTGACCGACGCGCCGTCGGTGGCGTTCACCGACCCCGGGCACTGGACGCTGTTCGCCACCGGCTCCGACGGACAGGTCGTGCAGCGCGGCCCGTCGACCGGATGGTCCTCGCTCGGCGCACCCGGTGACCGGCCGGTGTACGGGCGGCCGTCGGCCGTCGTCGACTCCCAGGGGCGGGTCCACGTGGCCGTACGCAGCGCGGCGGACGACGTGTGGACGCGGTCCCGGGAGGCATCGGGGGAGTGGTCGCAGTGGACGTCGCTCGGCGGGACCGTCGGCGGCAGCCCGACGCTGGTCGCCGTGGGGGATGCCGTGGGGGATGCCGTGGTGCTGTACGCGCGGGCCTCCGACTACACGCTCTGGCAGCAGCGGTACGAGAACGGTGCCTGGCAGGGCTGGACCAAGCGGCAGGAGTTCCCCAGCGCGGCCTTCGACGGCGCGCTCGGAGCGGTGGCCGGGCCGGGCGGCACGGTCGACGCGGTGTACCGCGGAGTCGACGGCTACGTGCACCGGACCCAGTTCAAATAA
- a CDS encoding ABC transporter substrate-binding protein — protein sequence MTNYQSSRRRFLAGLGAAGTTALLSGCVTDTSSSKSSSKGAVTLQSNLSAPQAKAAMEDLVAAFAKKGSARASLNTVAAETYRTQLPTYLTSGNPPDVYTWYPGSVADAYAKKDLLLDLDEVWSSSPDLKGYSKALNSLCTASSGKKVFVPATYYWWGMFYRKSNFAKWGVSEPKSWNDFLDLCDKLKSKGVAPIGLGAGGGTAWVASAWFDYLDIRINGAQYHRELLAGKHRFDDPEVRKVFDRWQEVLPYFDPDGAAVAFQDATTSLLNGRSGMMLIGTFFADAAPKDALDDIDFFRFPIIDAKVPLAEEAPTDGYFASARTGRRDQVVDLMSYLATAESQEIYIKGSSGTVLPCNPKAKDSGTALVKKGRAHIEEAAEITQFFNRDSSDALQPTADTALTKFLAKPKEIGSILTDWQRDAEKIWNA from the coding sequence ATGACGAACTACCAGTCCAGCCGACGCCGGTTCCTCGCCGGACTCGGTGCCGCCGGGACGACGGCACTGCTCAGCGGCTGTGTCACCGACACCTCCTCCAGCAAGAGTTCCTCGAAGGGCGCGGTGACCCTCCAGTCCAACCTCTCCGCCCCGCAGGCCAAGGCCGCGATGGAGGACCTCGTCGCGGCGTTCGCCAAGAAGGGGTCCGCGCGCGCCAGCCTCAACACGGTCGCCGCGGAGACCTACCGCACCCAGCTGCCGACGTACCTCACCTCGGGCAACCCGCCGGACGTGTACACCTGGTACCCCGGTTCGGTGGCGGACGCCTACGCCAAGAAGGACCTGCTGCTCGACCTCGACGAGGTCTGGAGCTCCTCGCCCGACCTCAAGGGCTACTCCAAGGCGCTGAACTCGCTGTGCACCGCGAGCTCCGGCAAGAAGGTCTTCGTCCCCGCCACCTACTACTGGTGGGGCATGTTCTACCGGAAGTCCAACTTCGCCAAGTGGGGCGTGAGCGAGCCCAAGAGCTGGAACGACTTCCTCGACCTGTGCGACAAGCTCAAGAGCAAGGGTGTCGCCCCGATCGGCCTTGGCGCGGGCGGCGGAACGGCTTGGGTGGCCTCGGCCTGGTTCGACTACCTCGACATCCGTATCAACGGCGCCCAGTACCACCGCGAACTCCTGGCCGGGAAGCACCGGTTCGACGACCCCGAGGTCCGCAAGGTCTTCGACCGCTGGCAGGAGGTGCTGCCGTACTTCGACCCGGACGGCGCCGCCGTCGCCTTCCAGGACGCGACGACCTCCCTGCTCAACGGCCGCAGCGGCATGATGCTCATCGGCACCTTCTTCGCCGACGCGGCGCCCAAGGACGCCCTGGACGACATCGACTTCTTCCGCTTCCCCATCATCGACGCGAAGGTCCCGCTCGCCGAAGAGGCGCCCACCGACGGCTACTTCGCCAGCGCCCGCACCGGCCGCCGCGACCAGGTCGTCGACCTGATGAGCTACCTCGCCACCGCCGAGTCCCAGGAGATCTACATCAAGGGCTCGTCGGGCACCGTCCTGCCGTGCAACCCGAAGGCGAAGGACTCCGGCACCGCCCTGGTCAAGAAGGGCCGCGCGCACATCGAGGAGGCCGCCGAGATCACCCAGTTCTTCAACCGGGACTCCAGCGACGCCCTCCAGCCCACCGCGGACACCGCGCTGACCAAGTTCCTGGCCAAGCCGAAGGAGATCGGCAGCATCCTCACCGACTGGCAGCGCGACGCCGAGAAAATCTGGAACGCGTGA
- a CDS encoding carbohydrate ABC transporter permease, protein MSATSTALRRKRAATAGFHLGAGALSLLWLLPIALVLVTSLRSFDDIAAHGLGSWPQSFTLGNYSQAWVDGGQQRALINSLLVTLPCVAVTLALAAMAAFSLSRYELPFRRSLLLLMLGGNLLPPQILLIPVSKLSELMGVFDTLPALIGVQIGFGVGFYVFVLHGFMRSIPAEIQQAAVVDGAGPWQIFWRIILPLTRPALAALSALSFTWIFNDLLWAITVLRSDTKMPITAALIGLQGQYVSMWNVIAAGSVIAAVPTVAVFLRFQRHFVAGLNLGAVK, encoded by the coding sequence ATGTCCGCCACTTCCACGGCCCTGCGCCGCAAGCGGGCCGCGACCGCCGGATTCCACCTGGGCGCCGGCGCGCTGTCCCTCCTGTGGCTACTGCCCATCGCCCTGGTCCTGGTGACCAGCCTGCGCTCCTTCGACGACATCGCCGCGCACGGCCTGGGCAGTTGGCCGCAGTCCTTCACCCTCGGCAACTACAGCCAGGCCTGGGTCGACGGCGGCCAGCAGCGCGCCCTGATCAACAGCCTGCTGGTCACCCTGCCATGCGTCGCGGTGACACTCGCGCTGGCCGCCATGGCCGCCTTCTCACTCAGCCGCTACGAACTGCCCTTCCGTCGCTCCCTGTTGCTGCTCATGCTCGGCGGCAATCTGCTCCCGCCGCAGATCCTGCTCATCCCGGTCTCCAAGCTCAGCGAGCTGATGGGCGTCTTCGACACCCTGCCCGCGCTGATCGGAGTGCAGATCGGCTTCGGCGTCGGCTTCTACGTCTTCGTCCTGCACGGCTTCATGCGCTCCATACCGGCCGAGATCCAGCAGGCGGCGGTCGTCGACGGCGCGGGCCCCTGGCAGATCTTCTGGCGGATCATCCTGCCGCTGACCCGCCCCGCCCTCGCGGCCCTCAGCGCGCTGTCCTTCACCTGGATCTTCAACGACCTGCTCTGGGCGATCACCGTGCTGCGCAGCGACACCAAGATGCCGATCACCGCGGCCCTCATCGGACTTCAGGGACAGTACGTGTCGATGTGGAACGTGATCGCCGCCGGTTCCGTCATCGCCGCCGTGCCCACCGTGGCCGTATTCCTGCGGTTCCAGAGGCACTTCGTGGCCGGGCTCAACCTGGGGGCGGTGAAGTGA
- a CDS encoding sugar ABC transporter permease — translation MAVLTAPDRKSPAPPSPRGRRTGGPRRTPPLVLAFVLVPLLVEAVWVFWPAVQGFYLALTRWDGVSAPQFVGLDNFREMAHDEVFRSAAGHTVLWLVLFGGLSALLGLAAALLLQQERRGVGFYRAALFLPVVFSLVATALVWQAVYQPDGVLNQLLESVGLGNLRHAWLADQDTALYAVIVPALWRQIGYVMVLYLAGLKGIDPALYEAAKVDGASAWQRLRHVTLPQLRSVNAVVLSVIVIDSLRSFDVVWSLTRGGPYHSSELLSTYMYSTAFQSLRLGYGSALAVVIFVLAFGVICSYLVRAFREAD, via the coding sequence ATGGCTGTTCTGACCGCGCCCGACCGGAAGTCCCCGGCACCGCCGTCGCCTCGCGGCAGGCGGACCGGGGGCCCCCGCCGTACACCCCCGCTGGTGCTCGCGTTCGTCCTCGTCCCGCTCCTCGTCGAGGCAGTGTGGGTGTTCTGGCCCGCTGTGCAGGGCTTCTACCTCGCCCTCACCCGCTGGGACGGTGTCTCCGCACCGCAGTTCGTCGGCCTGGACAACTTCCGGGAGATGGCCCACGACGAGGTCTTCCGCAGCGCGGCCGGCCACACCGTGCTGTGGCTCGTGCTCTTCGGCGGCCTGTCCGCCCTGCTCGGTCTGGCCGCCGCACTGCTGCTCCAGCAGGAGCGGCGCGGCGTCGGCTTCTACCGCGCGGCCCTGTTCCTGCCCGTCGTCTTCTCCCTGGTCGCCACCGCCCTCGTCTGGCAGGCGGTCTACCAGCCTGACGGCGTCCTCAACCAACTCCTCGAATCGGTCGGCCTGGGCAACCTGCGCCACGCCTGGCTCGCCGACCAGGACACCGCCCTGTACGCGGTGATCGTCCCCGCCCTGTGGCGCCAGATCGGCTACGTCATGGTCCTCTACCTCGCCGGCCTCAAAGGCATCGACCCGGCGCTGTACGAGGCGGCCAAGGTCGACGGCGCAAGCGCCTGGCAACGCCTCCGCCACGTCACACTGCCCCAACTCCGCAGTGTCAACGCCGTCGTCCTGTCCGTCATCGTCATCGACTCGCTGCGCTCCTTCGACGTCGTGTGGTCACTGACCCGCGGCGGCCCCTACCACTCGTCCGAACTGCTGAGCACCTACATGTACTCAACCGCCTTCCAGTCCCTGCGCCTTGGCTACGGCTCCGCACTCGCCGTCGTCATCTTCGTGCTGGCCTTCGGCGTCATCTGCTCCTACCTCGTCCGCGCGTTCCGGGAGGCCGACTGA
- a CDS encoding alpha-galactosidase has protein sequence MTYQRWTLRTENTSYTVRLSPEGQWAELDAWGPLGVEDGPSALDRSRRTHFITPADAAPAEYLPYGLRPFTGSELLASRPDEAPGVWWEFAGAEEESGALRLTFSDELLGLRTVLCYEPVPGTDVILRWTEFTATEELRLERLDSAAVNIPVTGTARLTYLTGQWSQEFQRTQLDLTRGTFTMGSLQGAPGHAYAPWLAVQDGEAEAAYGIALEWPGNWHITAEAEPGGSVRVRAGRVPHEGVVHLAPGDTLTTPRLACAFSPDGLDGLSRVWHRYERHLSGERLHRPRKVLYNSWEATGFDVDAAGQLELAKLAADIGAELFVVDDGWFTGRADDTGGLGDWFPDPAAFPRGFGQFVQDVRALGLDFGLWVEPEAVSPKSRLYAEHPEWVYRIEGRPTRLVRNQLLLDLGRTDVQDFVIGTLDRLLTDHAVGYLKWDMNRPPTERGRPGAGRADLDAEHVAGYLRVLDHLRAAHPEVTVEGCAGGGGRIEHATIARTDVVWPSDNTAPLDRLSIQHGFLQAHAPHVMSSWVTDAPGVFDPRPRSLAFRFVNAICGVLGIGADLRAWTPEERAEAAGWIARYKEVRDVIHLGEARLLGTPDDSTCGVQYDLDDRTVVAALGTGRLDGAPLLPGRPDRLRLRGLDPAARYHDTATGTTYSGAHLLHYGLPFAWSAERDAELVVLIRQ, from the coding sequence GTGACGTACCAACGCTGGACCTTGCGCACGGAGAACACCAGCTACACCGTGCGCCTGTCGCCGGAAGGACAGTGGGCCGAACTCGACGCGTGGGGGCCGCTCGGGGTCGAGGACGGCCCGTCCGCCCTTGACCGGTCGAGGCGTACGCACTTCATCACGCCCGCCGACGCGGCGCCCGCCGAGTATCTGCCGTACGGGCTACGGCCGTTCACCGGATCCGAGCTGCTGGCCTCGCGGCCGGACGAGGCGCCGGGAGTGTGGTGGGAGTTCGCCGGGGCGGAGGAGGAATCGGGCGCGCTGCGCCTCACCTTCAGCGACGAGCTGCTTGGCCTGCGTACCGTCCTCTGCTACGAACCCGTCCCGGGCACGGACGTGATCCTGCGCTGGACCGAGTTCACCGCCACGGAGGAACTGCGCCTGGAGCGCCTCGACTCGGCCGCCGTGAACATCCCCGTCACCGGAACCGCCCGCCTGACGTACCTGACCGGTCAGTGGTCGCAGGAGTTCCAGCGCACCCAACTCGACCTGACCAGAGGCACGTTCACCATGGGAAGTCTTCAGGGCGCGCCCGGACACGCGTACGCTCCCTGGCTCGCCGTACAGGACGGGGAGGCGGAGGCCGCCTACGGCATCGCCCTCGAATGGCCGGGCAACTGGCACATCACCGCGGAGGCCGAGCCGGGCGGCAGCGTGCGCGTCCGAGCCGGACGGGTCCCGCACGAGGGCGTCGTACACCTGGCCCCCGGCGACACCCTCACCACCCCCCGCCTCGCCTGCGCCTTCAGCCCCGACGGCCTCGACGGCCTCTCCCGTGTCTGGCACCGCTACGAACGCCACCTCTCGGGCGAGCGGCTGCATCGTCCCCGCAAGGTCCTCTACAACTCCTGGGAGGCCACCGGCTTCGACGTCGACGCGGCCGGCCAACTGGAGCTGGCCAAGCTGGCCGCCGACATCGGCGCCGAACTGTTCGTCGTCGACGACGGCTGGTTCACCGGGCGGGCCGACGACACCGGGGGGCTGGGCGACTGGTTCCCGGATCCGGCGGCGTTCCCTCGGGGCTTCGGCCAATTCGTGCAGGACGTCAGGGCGTTGGGGCTGGACTTCGGCCTGTGGGTCGAGCCCGAGGCCGTCAGCCCGAAGAGCCGCCTCTACGCCGAACACCCCGAGTGGGTCTACCGGATCGAGGGCCGCCCCACCCGCCTGGTCCGCAACCAACTGCTGCTCGACCTGGGCCGGACCGACGTCCAGGACTTCGTCATCGGCACGCTCGACAGGCTCCTCACCGACCACGCCGTCGGCTATCTGAAGTGGGACATGAACCGTCCGCCCACCGAGCGCGGGCGCCCCGGTGCCGGCCGTGCCGACCTGGACGCGGAGCATGTCGCCGGGTACCTGCGCGTCCTGGACCACCTGCGCGCCGCCCATCCCGAGGTCACCGTCGAGGGCTGCGCGGGCGGCGGCGGACGTATCGAGCACGCGACCATCGCCCGCACCGACGTGGTGTGGCCCAGCGACAACACGGCCCCGCTGGACCGACTGTCCATCCAGCACGGCTTCCTGCAGGCCCATGCCCCGCACGTCATGAGCTCCTGGGTCACCGACGCTCCCGGAGTCTTCGACCCGCGCCCGCGCAGCCTCGCCTTCCGCTTCGTCAACGCCATCTGCGGGGTGCTCGGAATCGGCGCCGACCTGCGCGCCTGGACACCGGAGGAACGGGCCGAGGCCGCCGGGTGGATCGCCCGGTACAAGGAGGTGCGGGACGTCATTCACCTTGGCGAGGCCCGGCTCCTCGGCACACCGGACGACAGCACCTGCGGCGTGCAGTACGACCTCGACGACCGTACGGTCGTCGCCGCGCTCGGCACCGGTCGGCTCGACGGGGCCCCACTTCTGCCCGGACGGCCCGACCGGCTGCGGCTGCGGGGCCTGGACCCGGCGGCGCGCTACCACGACACCGCGACGGGGACGACGTACAGCGGAGCCCATCTGCTCCACTACGGGCTGCCGTTCGCGTGGAGTGCCGAGCGCGACGCCGAGCTGGTGGTGCTGATACGCCAGTAG